The genomic stretch aggggcaaTATGAGGGTTTTGGCTGATGTTGTCGCTCAGCATGTTTACTCTGGCTGGGAGAACCTCCCCGCCAGGTTAGAAGAGGGACAAACCGAGCCGAAGACTGGCGTGAAAAAGGAAACAGTGGAGGGACCAAAAGGGGAGGAGCAAAACCGGTATTCCCGCCTCTACCGCGCCATTGTCCGTCGCAATGCAGCTACTGTGGCCAAGTGGCAGGCGTACGGGTTTATGAACGGGGTTTTGAACACTGACAACACAAGTATCTTTGGGTTGTCGATGGATTTCGGACCGTATGCGTTTATGGATGTTTTTGACCCGAGTTATACGCCTAATCATGATGATCACATGTTGCGGTACAGCTATAGGAACCAGCCGACGATTATATGGTGGAacttggtgaggttgggggaggcgttgggggagatgatggggattggggagagggttgatgatgaggaatATGTTGAAAAGGgcgtggtgggggaggagatggagaaggagatggtggggagggcggagaaggTTATCGAAcaggcgggggaggagtatAAGCAGGTGTTTTTGGGCGAGTACAAGAGGCTGATGAGtgagaggttggggttgaggggggtgaaggaggatgatttTGATGGGTTGTTCAGTCCGCTGCTGGATGCTATGGAGGCGTCGGAGCTGGATTTTAATTTGTTTTTTAGGAGGTTGTCGAGTGTCAAGGTGGCTGATCtggagagtgaggaggggaggacggaGCAGGCAAAGGTGTTTTTTTATCGGGACGGGTTGAGTGAGACGAGCAGCGACGACCTTGAAAAGGTTGCTGATTGGCTTGCGTTttggaaggagagggtggtggaggactgGGGTGAGgggaaggatgaggagaggatCAGGGCGATGAAGGCGGTCAACCCTAATTTTACGCCGAGGGGGTGGATCATGGATGAGCTGATCAGACGggtcgagaaggagggggagagagacGTGCTGAAGAGGGCTATCCACATGGCTACGTATCCGTTTGAGGACTCGTGGCATGGAAAGGAGTTTGACGGGGTGGTGTATGAGGGTGACGcggacgaggagaagaggtggACGGGGGATGTGCCGAGGGGCGGGAGGGCGATGCAGTGTAGCTGCAGTTCTtaggtgtgtgtgtttgtgggTGAAGTGTGTAGATAATAGAGGTGCGTTGATGGGTCAAACTCCGCTGGATTCAATAACCGCAACGAAAAGACTTTGAACATCACGTTGGTACATGTGCCTTTTATCTATCATGATCACATTTACTCACCCTCATtctccccccgccccccctcccctcccagaAACCCCTCCAGCCTATTaaccacctcacccacagcccaaaccaacacctccccaaacccctccccatgcccatgcccatcCCCCATAGCCAatatcccctccctctccaacaccttTCTGTctaacctcccccttttgACATCCCCGTCCACAAACAAATACCCATGCTGCTCCACATAATTAGGCcacacaacctcctccacataCCCCTCCGGATCCTTCCAGAACCCTTCGAGGGTGACATACCcatccctcgccttcctccttgctaccgccttctcctctgACGCCAGTAAAAAAAGCTTGACGTCAATCAGCTCAAGGATAGGCTTGAACTCCTCGGCCTGTGAATACAATAAAAACCCATCCAGGATACAGATCTTGGCGTGTTTGAGGAGTGAGTGGAGGGATGAgctggcgatgatggccttGGCGAGGTTGATGTGGGACGGGGAGGCGGGGCAGGCGCCGAGGGTGTTTTGGTCTTCCTTTGAGTTGATGAAGGGCTAAGAAAGGGGTTAGTAAAcatggggggaaggggaaggggaagggcgTACGGGGAATTCTCCGGTGGATTTTATGTAAGTGAGGGCGTTGGTTAGGGCAGGGAGGTCGATTGCTTCGGGGCAGTCCCAGTCTCGATGACCGGAAcgaaaggggaggagggattcGGGCTTGTAGAAGTCGTCTTCGTGGAGGATGAAGGtgtttgggaggaggtcgcggaggaggcgggcgAGCGTTGTTTtgcctgaggaggaggggccggagagggagacgaggagggatttttgagctggggggaggggcatggtgggtggtggagagaagATTGCCTTGATATGTGAAGACAGATGGGTTGTTGGAAGTGAGATGGTGAGTGAGTTGGGtgaggtcgaggttgagggtgggTTGTGTAACGGTGATCAACTCGCTGCTCACAATAGTGGCCGGTAGAAAGCAGTTTTGGGATGGCGTTTCGGTTGTGTTTTGTCCAAAAATTAACAAAAACACCTACATGAGAGAAACGTCTATGAAAAAAGCGGAAAAACCTCATGAATCAGTGAAAATGACCTGTGAGAATAAGCTCACCTCACTTACACCCTGAAGGGCCATCAACCTGCGGCGTAACAATACCATACTACAGTAATTACCCGTACCGCCCCAATCCGGAACTTACCGCCCCGGGCATTTTCTCCCCTTGCCTGCCCGCGCGCTAGTCGCTAGCAGATCAAACAAATCCCCCGATTTCCAAATTTCCCATACCAACAGCACATGAACGTCATACGGACAGCAACCATTCTACGAGTACCAACGACACGACCACTCCCGTTTTCACCGCTCCCCCGATCCCATATTCCATCTATTTCCCCCCGACGATCCATCTCCAGTATCACCACAATCCTCGCTACCATGCCAGCAGAAGACCCAACCCTtctctcctccacaaccGTCCTAACAACATCGATAATAACCTTCATCTCCGGCTTTTTGTTAGGTGTCTACTCCCTAACCGGccacctcatccccccctccctccgccaCGAGCGCGAAGCCCAATGGAAAGATCCCGTGGAATCAGAAGAAAGCGAcattgacgaggaagacacAATCCTCGACCACGCCCCCAACTGGTCCAACGGTTTTGAGGCAGACAAAAAACAGGGATTGCGCGCCAGCACTTCTCAACCGATAACCGAGGAGTGCAAGcttgtgctggtggtgagaacTG from Podospora pseudopauciseta strain CBS 411.78 chromosome 3, whole genome shotgun sequence encodes the following:
- a CDS encoding hypothetical protein (COG:S; EggNog:ENOG503NTY4; BUSCO:EOG092618J9) codes for the protein MRFPAPASRCLALASHLRYPTFNQLPFLISRNFSVLPSNMGSSSQPGGLPLKSLPKSWTLPSLLPPDPLYPTPLSSHNTPRDEITPRQVRNGLFTYVRPEHQSTYQLLAISPAAFKTLNLSLSEATTPEFAETVVGNKLWDFDETDESNRNYPWSQNYGGFQFGSWAGQLGDGRVISLFETTSEQTGKRYEVQLKGAGMTPYSRFADGKAVLRSSIREFIVSEALHGLGIPTTRALALTLLPEERVRRERMEPGAIVVRFAETWIRLGNFDLLRARGERGNMRVLADVVAQHVYSGWENLPARLEEGQTEPKTGVKKETVEGPKGEEQNRYSRLYRAIVRRNAATVAKWQAYGFMNGVLNTDNTSIFGLSMDFGPYAFMDVFDPSYTPNHDDHMLRYSYRNQPTIIWWNLVRLGEALGEMMGIGERVDDEEYVEKGVVGEEMEKEMVGRAEKVIEQAGEEYKQVFLGEYKRLMSERLGLRGVKEDDFDGLFSPLLDAMEASELDFNLFFRRLSSVKVADLESEEGRTEQAKVFFYRDGLSETSSDDLEKVADWLAFWKERVVEDWGEGKDEERIRAMKAVNPNFTPRGWIMDELIRRVEKEGERDVLKRAIHMATYPFEDSWHGKEFDGVVYEGDADEEKRWTGDVPRGGRAMQCSCSS
- the NRK1 gene encoding ribosylnicotinamide kinase (COG:F; BUSCO:EOG09264DMU; EggNog:ENOG503P06U), which encodes MPLPPAQKSLLVSLSGPSSSGKTTLARLLRDLLPNTFILHEDDFYKPESLLPFRSGHRDWDCPEAIDLPALTNALTYIKSTGEFPPFINSKEDQNTLGACPASPSHINLAKAIIASSSLHSLLKHAKICILDGFLLYSQAEEFKPILELIDVKLFLLASEEKAVARRKARDGYVTLEGFWKDPEGYVEEVVWPNYVEQHGYLFVDGDVKRGRLDRKVLEREGILAMGDGHGHGEGFGEVLVWAVGEVVNRLEGFLGGEGGRGENEGE
- a CDS encoding hypothetical protein (COG:S; EggNog:ENOG503P45V); its protein translation is MNVIRTATILRVPTTRPLPFSPLPRSHIPSISPRRSISSITTILATMPAEDPTLLSSTTVLTTSIITFISGFLLGVYSLTGHLIPPSLRHEREAQWKDPVESEESDIDEEDTILDHAPNWSNGFEADKKQGLRASTSQPITEECKLVLVVRTDLGMTKGKIAAQAGHATLACYKTLSKAASKDPNGKAAQILKAWERRGQAKIAVQVKSEEELLLLQGTARSLGITAEVIADAGRTQIESGSLTVLGVGPAPKSEVDGVTGGLKLL